From a single Rhodococcus qingshengii JCM 15477 genomic region:
- a CDS encoding nuclear transport factor 2 family protein has protein sequence MRSNNIHAVDSGGGPDVRDYSPVDALVAKQEIYEVLARFLRAADRGDVEDARRCYLPGATEDHGGVFTGTADDYIDHIAGAITHPRSLTTHAMTNVLIELDGDTAHVESYVLAFARIKHSDGIAGTLTSARLIDRFGYEDGRWGIRHRALRWDWNHDMATAEGWIFGMLAPETSLKKSKKFPDDLIYTRQTQEHS, from the coding sequence GTGAGGTCCAACAACATTCACGCAGTCGACAGCGGCGGGGGCCCAGACGTCAGGGACTACAGCCCGGTCGACGCTCTCGTCGCCAAGCAGGAAATCTACGAGGTTCTGGCTCGTTTCCTCCGAGCTGCCGATCGCGGAGACGTCGAGGACGCCAGGCGGTGTTATCTACCCGGCGCAACCGAAGACCACGGGGGTGTCTTCACCGGCACCGCCGACGACTACATCGACCACATCGCCGGGGCCATCACTCACCCACGGTCACTGACCACCCACGCAATGACCAACGTCCTGATCGAACTCGACGGGGACACAGCACACGTCGAGTCCTACGTGCTTGCCTTCGCACGAATCAAGCACTCGGACGGCATAGCCGGCACACTCACCTCGGCGCGCCTGATCGACCGCTTCGGCTACGAGGACGGCAGGTGGGGAATCCGCCACCGCGCCCTGCGGTGGGACTGGAACCACGACATGGCCACAGCCGAAGGCTGGATCTTCGGGATGCTCGCGCCTGAAACGTCCTTGAAGAAGAGCAAGAAATTTCCCGACGACCTCATCTACACCCGGCAGACACAGGAGCACTCATGA
- a CDS encoding SDR family oxidoreductase, whose product MTRFRGTPIEGATVLVTGANRGLGLAFVQQAKSMGAAKIYAGVRNPDEAPAELRSTGAHIVELDVTDPGLVDAAARECGDTTVVVNNAGLFTGNRLIEAYDQAAARAEMEVNYFGPLTMIRAFAPVLAARGGGSIVNVLSVAAIAPTAFMGGYSPAKAAALSLGGIARAELEPHGITVTSLIVGSVDTRMASHVQGHKENPLDIAATGLAAMQRGEWTCDTDFMAIDARARLARDPIRYERGLGKLLFAGELTTRS is encoded by the coding sequence ATGACAAGGTTTCGCGGAACGCCGATAGAGGGCGCGACTGTCCTCGTCACCGGCGCCAATCGAGGGCTCGGCTTGGCCTTCGTCCAACAGGCGAAGTCGATGGGTGCCGCCAAAATTTATGCAGGGGTGAGAAATCCCGACGAGGCGCCCGCCGAGCTGCGATCCACCGGAGCGCACATCGTCGAACTCGACGTGACCGATCCAGGACTCGTCGATGCAGCGGCCAGGGAGTGCGGTGACACCACAGTGGTCGTCAACAATGCCGGACTGTTCACCGGGAATCGGTTGATCGAGGCCTACGACCAAGCGGCTGCGCGAGCCGAGATGGAGGTCAACTACTTCGGGCCTCTGACGATGATCCGCGCCTTCGCGCCGGTACTCGCCGCCCGCGGCGGAGGATCGATAGTCAACGTCCTGTCGGTGGCCGCAATCGCTCCGACCGCCTTCATGGGTGGCTATTCACCGGCCAAGGCGGCTGCTCTGTCGCTCGGCGGCATCGCTCGCGCCGAACTCGAACCGCACGGCATCACCGTCACGTCGTTGATCGTCGGCAGCGTCGACACCCGCATGGCGTCACATGTGCAGGGCCACAAGGAAAACCCTCTCGACATCGCGGCAACCGGACTCGCCGCCATGCAACGCGGCGAGTGGACGTGCGACACCGATTTCATGGCAATCGACGCGCGTGCGCGCCTGGCCCGCGACCCGATTCGGTACGAACGCGGACTGGGCAAGCTCCTCTTCGCCGGCGAACTGACCACCCGATCATGA
- a CDS encoding NAD(P)H-dependent amine dehydrogenase family protein, producing the protein MSDPIRVAQWATGAIGKTALRGIIDRPDLELVGLYVYSDAKAGRDAGDIARRAPTGVIATRDVDEIIRSRPQVLIHSPRLQIPYERHDDDLCRLLRAGINVITTAGQHFPRAHGTEREHMFAQACKEGDSTLFGVGVSPGVIGERLALALTGTSIELDRITIDEVLDARGMPDPDFAFTVMGMGSPPEELDGTGPLPSLYASLYLETIAFMCERLGVTYDEVVSDHRVVPARTDLDVAAGRIAAGTVGTTEWRWHAMVDGKQFLTLAIIWTMEPARDEYAGRDQWEVHLFGKPEIVMTVNLVEPQDPNSRTTAGQFITAGPALRAVEHVLAAPAGIFEPPVFAPFRLEHSA; encoded by the coding sequence ATGAGCGATCCGATTCGTGTTGCCCAGTGGGCGACCGGCGCCATCGGCAAGACGGCGCTACGCGGAATCATCGATCGTCCCGACCTCGAGTTGGTCGGCCTCTACGTGTACAGCGACGCCAAGGCGGGTCGAGACGCCGGTGACATCGCCAGACGAGCACCGACGGGGGTGATCGCTACACGCGACGTGGACGAGATCATCCGCTCGCGCCCACAGGTTCTCATCCACAGTCCGCGGTTGCAGATTCCGTACGAACGCCACGACGACGATCTGTGCCGTCTGCTTCGCGCCGGGATCAACGTGATCACGACGGCCGGGCAGCACTTCCCCCGCGCACACGGCACCGAACGCGAGCACATGTTCGCCCAAGCATGCAAGGAAGGCGATTCGACGCTCTTCGGGGTCGGCGTGAGCCCAGGTGTCATCGGCGAGCGATTGGCGTTGGCGCTGACGGGAACATCGATCGAACTCGACCGAATTACGATCGACGAGGTGCTCGACGCTCGCGGCATGCCTGACCCCGACTTCGCGTTCACCGTCATGGGAATGGGTTCGCCCCCGGAGGAACTGGACGGAACCGGGCCGTTGCCCTCGCTGTACGCGTCGCTGTACCTCGAGACCATCGCGTTCATGTGCGAGCGCCTGGGCGTCACCTACGACGAGGTCGTGTCCGATCACAGGGTCGTTCCGGCACGTACGGATCTCGACGTCGCCGCCGGACGCATCGCCGCGGGAACCGTCGGAACCACCGAATGGCGCTGGCACGCAATGGTCGACGGAAAGCAGTTCCTCACCCTCGCCATCATCTGGACCATGGAACCTGCTCGCGACGAATACGCGGGACGGGACCAATGGGAAGTCCACCTCTTCGGCAAACCCGAGATCGTGATGACCGTCAACCTGGTCGAACCACAAGATCCGAACAGTCGCACGACAGCCGGTCAGTTCATCACTGCAGGCCCGGCACTACGCGCCGTCGAGCATGTACTCGCTGCTCCCGCCGGCATTTTCGAACCCCCTGTCTTTGCCCCCTTCAGATTGGAGCATTCAGCATGA
- a CDS encoding long-chain-fatty-acid--CoA ligase translates to MTTQPTAVGSTATREPATREPAVREPSVNALLPDGRPVQNLEDLLRSRAIASPESTAVISDDGRTSFRELDIETNRVANALLRDGVRPGDRVAYIGANAPSFLSVLYGSSKMGSILTAVNNRLAPGEVGYILSNSEPTVVVLGAGDEGLSDVAAAVGSVRTVVTVDGSGNSISWNDWLSGVGDDDPGSSRRPDDTALIFYSSGTTGHPKGIELTGANLGRALATMYHLLDLDTDSVAMCPVPFFHVAGLGLALVTTLGGGALLLETIAGPLELVALMQEYKVTHAVAVPAVISVLTSLPAVREADWSALQFLVYGAAPMPLPLLQDATEVFGCSFLQAYGLTESTGGVTMLTPEDHRATDESTAHRLKSVGQPMFGVPIRIVDPVTLEDVPVGTRGEVVIGGAHVMKRYWRNEAATAATMLDGDWLRTGDGGSFDEDGYLYLHDRLKDMIVSGGENVYPAEVESVLSGHPGIREVAVVGVHSDRWGETPLAVVVRAADSDATEAEIIEWSRERLAHFKCPSAVRFIEELPRNASGKLLKTRLRQDFA, encoded by the coding sequence ATGACAACTCAGCCGACGGCCGTAGGTTCGACTGCCACCCGTGAACCTGCCACCCGTGAACCTGCCGTCCGTGAACCTTCCGTGAACGCGCTCCTGCCCGACGGTCGCCCCGTGCAGAATCTGGAAGACTTGCTGCGCAGCCGGGCGATTGCCAGTCCGGAGAGCACCGCCGTCATCTCCGATGACGGGCGTACCAGTTTCCGTGAACTCGACATCGAAACAAATCGTGTCGCGAATGCACTTCTGCGCGATGGTGTTCGACCCGGCGACCGGGTGGCGTACATCGGGGCCAATGCACCGTCTTTCCTCTCCGTCCTGTACGGATCTTCGAAGATGGGCTCGATTCTGACGGCCGTCAACAATCGGCTGGCACCGGGCGAGGTCGGCTACATCCTGAGCAACAGCGAGCCGACCGTCGTCGTACTCGGAGCAGGCGATGAGGGCCTCTCCGACGTCGCCGCGGCGGTCGGTAGCGTCCGGACCGTCGTCACGGTGGACGGTTCCGGAAACTCGATCTCGTGGAACGACTGGCTTTCCGGTGTCGGCGACGACGATCCGGGGTCGTCGCGCCGCCCCGACGACACAGCGCTGATCTTCTACTCGTCGGGAACCACCGGTCACCCCAAGGGAATCGAACTCACCGGCGCCAACCTCGGCCGTGCCCTCGCCACCATGTATCACCTGCTCGATCTCGACACCGACTCCGTGGCTATGTGCCCGGTTCCGTTCTTCCATGTGGCCGGACTGGGTCTCGCCCTGGTCACGACGCTCGGCGGTGGCGCTCTACTGCTCGAGACCATCGCCGGACCTCTCGAACTCGTCGCGCTGATGCAGGAGTACAAAGTCACGCATGCGGTCGCCGTTCCCGCGGTGATCAGCGTCCTGACCTCCCTTCCGGCTGTGCGCGAGGCAGATTGGAGTGCCCTGCAGTTCCTGGTCTACGGAGCCGCGCCGATGCCACTGCCCCTGTTGCAAGACGCGACCGAGGTCTTCGGGTGTAGTTTCCTGCAGGCATACGGACTCACCGAGTCGACCGGCGGCGTCACCATGCTGACCCCGGAAGATCATCGGGCGACCGACGAGTCGACCGCGCATCGGTTGAAGTCCGTCGGGCAGCCGATGTTCGGAGTGCCCATCCGCATCGTCGATCCCGTGACGCTCGAAGACGTCCCGGTCGGTACCCGCGGCGAGGTCGTCATCGGCGGCGCTCACGTCATGAAGCGTTACTGGCGTAACGAAGCAGCCACTGCGGCCACCATGTTGGACGGTGACTGGCTTCGCACCGGAGACGGCGGATCGTTCGACGAGGACGGCTATCTCTACCTCCACGACCGCCTCAAGGACATGATCGTCTCCGGCGGTGAGAACGTCTATCCGGCCGAGGTGGAGAGTGTTCTCTCCGGGCACCCCGGCATCCGCGAGGTCGCGGTAGTCGGCGTTCACTCCGATCGGTGGGGTGAGACTCCCCTTGCCGTGGTCGTTCGAGCTGCTGATTCGGATGCAACCGAAGCGGAGATCATCGAGTGGTCACGCGAGCGACTGGCTCACTTCAAGTGCCCCAGTGCAGTTCGGTTCATCGAGGAGCTGCCACGCAACGCTAGCGGGAAGCTGCTCAAGACTCGTTTGCGACAGGACTTCGCTTGA